A window of the Williamsia phyllosphaerae genome harbors these coding sequences:
- a CDS encoding transglutaminase family protein, with protein MTGGTATDVATTRRYRVTHRTTYDYDDVVSASFGRCFLTPRDLPGQRVSEAAIVVDPEPADRSTGTDIFGNTDTYFHVRTPHHRLEVTGTSLVDVDPLDPGLLTCAAATAPWEAARPSRPADAREVEYVLDLYPPEITEAVREYAATVFRPGVALLDVIVELTTRIHTDFTYRSGSTAISTRVDTVMSRREGVCQDFARVAIACLRSQGLAARYVSGYLATEPPPGRERVIGADASHAWAAVWLPGNRWLPFDPTNDKLVDERHVTLAWGRDYDDVPPLRGVIYTESTTSKITVSVDVAPQELPTVSQEVPITSNESAPGS; from the coding sequence ATGACCGGCGGCACCGCGACCGACGTGGCCACCACGCGTCGCTACCGCGTCACCCATCGCACCACCTACGACTACGACGACGTCGTGAGCGCGTCGTTCGGTCGATGCTTCCTCACGCCGAGAGACCTACCGGGGCAACGTGTCTCCGAAGCCGCGATCGTCGTCGACCCGGAACCGGCCGACCGGTCCACCGGCACCGACATCTTCGGCAACACCGACACCTACTTCCATGTCCGGACGCCGCATCACCGTCTCGAGGTGACCGGGACGTCGTTGGTCGACGTCGATCCTCTCGACCCCGGTCTCCTCACCTGCGCTGCGGCGACCGCGCCGTGGGAGGCTGCCCGCCCGTCGCGACCGGCCGACGCCCGCGAGGTCGAGTACGTGCTCGATCTCTACCCACCGGAGATCACCGAGGCGGTCCGTGAGTACGCCGCAACCGTTTTCCGACCCGGTGTCGCGCTGCTCGACGTGATCGTCGAGCTGACGACGCGCATCCACACCGATTTCACCTACCGATCCGGGTCGACCGCGATCAGCACCAGGGTCGACACGGTCATGTCGCGGCGCGAGGGCGTCTGCCAGGATTTCGCGCGTGTCGCGATCGCGTGCCTCCGGTCCCAGGGTCTCGCGGCGCGGTACGTGTCGGGGTACCTCGCGACCGAGCCTCCGCCCGGTCGCGAGCGCGTGATCGGCGCCGATGCGTCGCACGCATGGGCCGCGGTGTGGCTCCCGGGCAATCGGTGGCTGCCGTTCGACCCCACCAACGACAAGCTGGTGGACGAGAGGCACGTCACACTGGCCTGGGGACGTGACTATGATGATGTACCGCCGCTACGTGGAGTCATCTACACCGAATCGACCACGAGCAAGATCACCGTCTCCGTCGACGTGGCGCCGCAGGAACTGCCGACCGTGTCGCAAGAAGTGCCGATCACGTCGAACGAGTCCGCACCGGGCTCGTGA
- a CDS encoding circularly permuted type 2 ATP-grasp protein produces the protein MTSPTPTPAETPSAVVDRYRSDRFALFDIDGPQAASPRYDEMIDADGAIRPQWADLVAGYARAGTVGMARTAMRLRTMIADEGITYNLTGDRVASGDAEVADTTRLWELDSVPLVVDGDAWAAVEAGIAQRCLLLDALLVDLYGERRTITEGLVPPEMVYGHPGYVRKAGGMGIAGPHALFCHAADIGRTADGHFALWGDSTQAPSGIGYAIADRRLTSRAASALFGAVGPRPMTTFAGTLRLALFDYAPPGADDPTVVVLSPGNLSETAFDQAYLASVLGFPLVESADLLVRDGAVYMRSLGSFKRVDVILRRVDAAFCDPLDLRSDSRLGVAGLVEAVARGAVTVVNTLGSGVIENPALHTVAARLAPALIDEELALPTVETYWGGADSERTKIVADLAGLVLDNFRTGEQFIGATLSRADLETLRRRVETDPWQWVGRRPGQFSLAPSMTPAHAGAAARLRAAPVGIRTFAVAQGAAYAVMPGGMGQVLATGAEGAAMGAIAAKDVWVANTEAVGDTTRVAESVSSFVSPTLSASDRSAASPRVLADLFWLGRHGERAELTVRMVKVARERYQDRDRLWMSGTGSLPLFLAGIAATTATTDHVGVLPDAATADNGAAVALAAIGRLTMSRSVPGTVAHSVDRLVASARAVRDQMSTSTWMVLGTIERAFADLAHTVAESAPDTGPRAGANAAVDTVDVDELARAHESILRGLLALAGLQAESMVHDPAWLFMDVGRRIERAVMLADLTRSVLVDRHELDVEQGLIEAYLVANESAVIYRRRNRGLHRLRPVIMLAMFDETNPRSMIYQLARLRSDLSAMPDEIRSAAAERVVEEMIAELRRVDPTDLTTVGDTDRRDELAELMTTLATGAREVSDVLGRTRFAPPRDIQPLWGGGSR, from the coding sequence GTGACGTCGCCCACCCCCACACCTGCGGAGACGCCGTCCGCGGTGGTGGACCGGTATCGGTCGGATCGCTTCGCGCTGTTCGACATCGACGGTCCGCAGGCGGCCTCGCCGCGCTACGACGAGATGATCGACGCCGACGGTGCCATCCGTCCCCAGTGGGCCGACCTGGTGGCCGGGTACGCCCGCGCCGGGACGGTCGGGATGGCCCGCACGGCCATGCGCCTGCGGACGATGATCGCCGACGAGGGCATCACCTACAACCTGACCGGTGACCGCGTCGCGAGCGGTGACGCGGAGGTCGCCGACACCACGCGCCTGTGGGAGCTCGACAGTGTCCCGCTGGTGGTCGACGGCGACGCCTGGGCGGCGGTGGAGGCCGGCATCGCACAACGGTGTCTGCTCCTCGACGCCCTGCTCGTCGACCTCTACGGGGAGCGCCGCACGATCACCGAGGGCCTGGTCCCGCCCGAGATGGTCTACGGCCATCCCGGATACGTGCGCAAGGCGGGCGGGATGGGCATCGCCGGACCGCACGCCCTCTTCTGTCACGCCGCCGACATCGGCCGCACCGCCGACGGTCACTTCGCCCTGTGGGGTGACTCCACCCAGGCGCCGTCGGGCATCGGATACGCCATCGCCGACCGACGCCTGACCTCGCGTGCGGCGTCCGCGCTCTTCGGTGCGGTCGGTCCGCGCCCGATGACGACGTTCGCGGGCACCCTGCGACTGGCCCTGTTCGACTACGCACCCCCCGGCGCCGACGACCCGACGGTGGTGGTCCTGAGTCCGGGCAACCTGTCGGAGACCGCGTTCGACCAGGCCTACCTCGCGTCGGTCCTCGGCTTCCCGCTCGTCGAATCCGCCGACCTGCTCGTCCGCGACGGCGCGGTGTACATGCGCTCCCTGGGTAGTTTCAAACGGGTCGACGTCATCCTGCGGCGGGTCGATGCGGCGTTCTGCGACCCGCTCGACCTGCGTTCGGACTCCCGGCTCGGGGTGGCCGGTCTGGTGGAGGCCGTCGCGCGGGGCGCGGTCACCGTCGTCAACACCCTCGGTAGCGGTGTCATCGAGAACCCGGCGCTGCACACCGTCGCGGCGCGGCTCGCGCCCGCACTGATCGACGAGGAGTTGGCGCTACCGACGGTCGAGACCTACTGGGGCGGTGCGGACTCCGAGCGCACCAAGATCGTCGCCGACCTCGCCGGACTGGTTCTCGACAACTTCCGGACCGGCGAACAGTTCATCGGGGCCACGCTCTCGCGGGCTGACCTCGAGACGCTGCGTCGACGTGTCGAGACCGACCCGTGGCAGTGGGTGGGTCGGCGTCCGGGACAGTTCTCCCTCGCCCCGTCGATGACGCCCGCCCACGCGGGTGCGGCGGCCCGGTTGCGTGCGGCGCCGGTCGGTATCCGTACGTTCGCCGTCGCCCAGGGAGCGGCCTACGCCGTGATGCCCGGCGGCATGGGGCAGGTCCTCGCCACCGGCGCCGAGGGGGCGGCGATGGGTGCGATCGCCGCGAAGGACGTCTGGGTGGCGAACACCGAGGCGGTCGGCGACACCACCCGCGTGGCGGAGTCGGTCTCGTCGTTCGTCTCACCCACGCTCAGCGCGTCCGATCGGTCGGCCGCGTCGCCGCGCGTGTTGGCCGACCTGTTCTGGCTCGGTCGCCACGGTGAGCGCGCCGAACTGACCGTCCGGATGGTGAAGGTCGCCCGCGAGCGCTACCAGGACCGCGACCGACTGTGGATGTCGGGAACCGGCTCGCTACCGCTGTTCCTCGCCGGCATCGCCGCGACCACGGCCACGACCGACCACGTGGGCGTACTGCCCGACGCCGCGACCGCCGACAACGGCGCCGCGGTGGCGCTCGCGGCCATCGGTCGGCTGACGATGTCGCGGTCGGTGCCCGGGACCGTGGCCCACTCGGTCGATCGACTGGTCGCCTCGGCCCGCGCGGTGCGCGACCAGATGTCGACGAGCACCTGGATGGTGTTGGGCACCATCGAGCGCGCCTTCGCCGACCTCGCCCACACCGTCGCCGAGTCCGCCCCGGACACCGGTCCGCGGGCCGGGGCGAACGCGGCCGTCGACACCGTCGACGTCGACGAACTCGCCCGGGCGCACGAGTCGATCCTGCGCGGACTGCTCGCGCTGGCCGGCCTGCAGGCCGAATCGATGGTGCACGACCCGGCCTGGCTGTTCATGGACGTCGGCCGTCGGATCGAGCGGGCGGTCATGCTCGCCGACCTGACCCGTTCGGTCCTCGTCGATCGCCACGAACTCGACGTCGAACAGGGGCTCATCGAGGCCTACCTGGTGGCGAACGAGTCCGCGGTCATCTACCGCCGCCGCAACCGCGGACTACATCGACTGCGCCCGGTGATCATGCTGGCCATGTTCGACGAGACCAACCCGCGGTCGATGATCTACCAGCTGGCGCGTCTGCGCTCGGATCTGTCGGCCATGCCCGACGAGATCCGTTCCGCCGCCGCCGAACGCGTCGTCGAGGAGATGATCGCCGAGCTGCGCCGCGTCGATCCGACCGACCTGACCACCGTCGGCGACACCGACCGCCGCGACGAGCTCGCCGAGTTGATGACCACCCTGGCGACCGGTGCGCGCGAGGTCTCGGATGTGTTGGGGCGGACCCGTTTCGCGCCACCGCGCGACATACAACCGCTGTGGGGCGGTGGCAGCCGATGA
- a CDS encoding replication-associated recombination protein A yields MTFAPGGDGLFDPPAPPPTSGSFTQTQTRSATSGPLAVRMRPRSLDEIVGQQHLLAAGSPLRRLIEGSGAASVMLYGPPGTGKTTMASLISTATGGRFEALSALSSGVKEVRSVIEVARRALIDGRQTVLFIDEVHRFSKTQQDALLDAVENRIVLLVAATTENPSFSVVSPLLSRSLVLQLQPLSDDDIREVLTRAVVDDRGLAGSVEIADEALDHIVALSGGDARRGLTALEVAAGAALGRDGDPTTSVPTIGLTDVESAVNRAAVRYDRDGDQHYDVISAFIKSIRGSDVDAAVHYLARMITAGEDPRFIARRLMIHASEDVGMADPTAIGVAVAAAQVVALVGMPEARLALTQATIHLASAPKSGAVVAAIGAAMADVAAGKAGAVPPHLRDGHYPGAAALGNAQGYRYPHDDPDGVVTQQYPPDELVGTDYYEPTDHGHEREISARLGRLRSIVRRATARR; encoded by the coding sequence GTGACCTTCGCGCCCGGCGGGGACGGGCTGTTCGATCCGCCGGCCCCACCCCCGACGTCGGGGTCGTTCACCCAGACGCAGACACGGTCGGCCACCTCCGGGCCGCTGGCGGTCCGCATGCGACCGCGCAGCCTCGACGAGATCGTCGGCCAGCAACACCTGCTGGCCGCCGGTTCACCGCTGCGCCGACTCATCGAGGGCTCCGGAGCGGCGTCGGTGATGCTCTACGGCCCACCCGGCACCGGCAAGACGACGATGGCGTCACTGATCTCGACCGCCACCGGGGGTCGGTTCGAGGCCCTCTCGGCGTTGTCGTCCGGCGTCAAGGAGGTGCGGTCGGTCATCGAGGTCGCCCGACGCGCCCTCATCGACGGCAGGCAGACCGTGTTGTTCATCGACGAGGTGCACCGGTTCTCCAAGACGCAGCAGGACGCGTTGCTCGACGCCGTGGAGAACCGCATCGTGCTGCTGGTCGCCGCGACCACCGAGAACCCGTCCTTCTCGGTGGTGTCGCCGCTGCTGTCGCGATCGCTGGTGCTGCAGTTGCAGCCGCTGTCCGACGACGACATCCGCGAGGTGCTCACCCGAGCGGTGGTCGACGACCGTGGACTCGCAGGGTCGGTCGAGATCGCCGACGAGGCCCTCGACCACATCGTCGCGTTGTCCGGCGGCGACGCACGTCGCGGCCTGACAGCGCTCGAGGTGGCCGCCGGAGCCGCACTGGGTCGCGACGGCGACCCGACGACATCGGTGCCGACGATCGGGTTGACCGACGTCGAGTCGGCGGTCAACCGCGCGGCGGTCCGCTACGACCGCGACGGGGACCAGCACTACGACGTCATCAGTGCGTTCATCAAATCCATCCGCGGGTCGGACGTGGACGCCGCGGTGCACTACCTCGCCCGGATGATCACCGCGGGGGAGGACCCCCGGTTCATCGCGCGTCGACTGATGATCCACGCCAGCGAGGACGTCGGCATGGCCGACCCGACGGCGATCGGTGTCGCGGTCGCGGCGGCTCAGGTGGTGGCTCTCGTCGGGATGCCCGAGGCCAGACTGGCCCTCACGCAGGCCACCATCCACCTCGCCAGCGCACCCAAGTCCGGTGCGGTCGTCGCGGCGATCGGTGCGGCCATGGCCGACGTGGCCGCGGGCAAGGCCGGAGCCGTCCCGCCCCATCTGCGTGACGGGCACTACCCGGGCGCGGCCGCCCTCGGCAACGCCCAGGGATACCGGTATCCGCACGACGACCCCGACGGTGTCGTCACCCAGCAGTACCCGCCCGACGAACTGGTCGGCACCGACTACTACGAACCGACCGACCACGGCCACGAGCGCGAGATCTCGGCCCGTCTCGGGAGGCTGCGCTCCATCGTCCGCAGGGCCACCGCCCGACGCTGA
- a CDS encoding transglutaminase family protein, translated as MTIKVALEHRTSYSFDRPVKVYPHVVRLRPAPHSRTPIEAYTLTVEPSGHFVNWQQDAFSNYQARLVFPEPTTSLSITVGLVADLTSINPFDFFIEDWAENYGFAYPEQMRTDLEAYLRPIGGEGGGRHSSGEEDDSSLVADWVERHRPAHGARIIDTLVALNQAVRDDVGYTVRLEAGVQSPEYTLSSAIGSCRDSAWLLVAILRRLGLAARFVSGYLVQLTSDVASLDGPSGPSADFTDLHAWTEVFLPGAGWVGMDPTSGLFAGEGHIPLAATPQPGGAAPITGATGPCHATMDFSNTVTRFHEDPRVTLPYTDSQWSEVVDLGALVDRRMAERDVRLTMGGEPTFVSIDNQTAPEWSTTADGGHKRRLASTLAERLRTIYAPSGLVQRSQGKWYPGEPLPRWQIGLLWRVDGEALWQRPELLADPWADDASAAASMDTPSAVATADSAARSAAFLTAFAGALGLPSTTVTPAYEDPVLRLAELLRSPPGEPTAESTPDVDDEDDPTAGRRGRGPDLTPEQDTVAARKALLARLDEPVTDATAHVLPVSRTDDDTAWRSVGWFTRRGRLVLTAGTSPAGLRLPLDSLSWGPAPVVHETDPTASTRPLRAPLAAVPGPDDATDTREPDTEGEATELFDGPVPRTAVVAEVRADILHVFLPPTERLEDYVELVETTEAAAAAVGTAVIVEGYGPPADSRLQSLTVTPDPGVIEVNIQPTASFAEQSDLLETLYHEARVARLGTESFDLDGSHGGTGGGNHITLGGITPSESPMLRRPDLLVSMLSYWQRHPSLSYLFSGRFIGTTSQAPRADEGRESALYELEIAFAEIDRLSAEGAEAGPWMIDRALRHLLTDITGNTHRAEFCIDKLYSPGAARGRLGILELRAFEMPPHHRMAMVQSLLVRSLVSWFWDKPFRGRLLRHGADLHGKHLLPHHVINDIAEVAEDLREAGYDFDTAWLDPFTEFRFPRLGTVAIRDQEIELRGAIEPWNVLGEESTAGGTARYVDSSIERVQVRVQGSDDDRYLLTCNGYPLPLTPTGRPGERVAGIRFRAWQPPSALHPSIGIDSPLVFDMVDTANGRSVGGATYHVVHPGGRAYERPPVNAVEAESRRNGRFEAIGHTPGVVDVAGLREMQARLATDLGVPTILDLRRARTVLR; from the coding sequence TTGACCATCAAGGTGGCACTGGAACACCGGACCAGCTATTCCTTCGACCGCCCGGTCAAGGTGTACCCACACGTCGTCCGGCTCCGGCCGGCCCCGCACTCGCGGACCCCGATCGAGGCGTACACGCTCACCGTCGAGCCGTCGGGCCACTTCGTCAACTGGCAGCAGGACGCGTTCAGCAACTACCAGGCACGCCTTGTGTTCCCGGAACCGACGACGTCGCTGTCGATCACCGTCGGCCTCGTCGCCGACCTCACCTCGATCAACCCGTTCGACTTCTTCATCGAGGACTGGGCCGAGAACTACGGTTTCGCCTACCCCGAGCAGATGCGCACCGACCTCGAGGCCTACCTGCGACCGATCGGGGGTGAGGGCGGCGGCCGGCACTCGTCCGGCGAGGAGGACGACAGCTCGCTCGTCGCCGACTGGGTCGAGCGCCATCGTCCCGCCCACGGCGCCCGCATCATCGACACCCTGGTGGCACTGAACCAGGCGGTCCGGGACGACGTCGGCTACACCGTCCGTCTCGAGGCCGGTGTCCAGTCGCCCGAGTACACGCTGTCGAGTGCGATCGGCTCGTGTCGTGACTCGGCGTGGTTGCTCGTCGCCATCCTGCGCAGGCTCGGGCTCGCCGCCCGGTTCGTCTCGGGGTACCTGGTGCAACTGACCTCCGACGTCGCCTCGCTCGACGGTCCGTCGGGACCGTCGGCGGACTTCACCGACCTCCACGCCTGGACCGAGGTGTTCCTCCCCGGCGCCGGCTGGGTCGGCATGGATCCCACCTCGGGCCTGTTCGCCGGGGAAGGACACATCCCGCTGGCCGCGACTCCACAGCCGGGTGGCGCGGCGCCGATCACCGGCGCGACCGGTCCGTGTCACGCGACCATGGACTTCTCCAACACCGTCACCCGTTTCCACGAGGACCCGCGAGTGACGTTGCCCTACACCGACAGCCAGTGGTCGGAGGTCGTCGATCTCGGTGCCCTGGTGGATCGTCGGATGGCCGAGCGTGACGTCCGACTGACCATGGGTGGTGAACCCACGTTCGTCTCGATCGACAACCAGACCGCGCCGGAGTGGTCGACCACCGCCGACGGCGGCCACAAACGCCGACTGGCCTCGACGCTCGCCGAACGTCTGCGCACCATCTACGCGCCGTCGGGTCTGGTGCAGCGCAGCCAGGGCAAGTGGTACCCCGGGGAACCGTTGCCGCGCTGGCAGATCGGTCTGTTGTGGCGCGTCGACGGCGAAGCCCTGTGGCAGCGTCCGGAACTGTTGGCCGATCCCTGGGCCGACGACGCGAGCGCCGCTGCGTCCATGGACACCCCGTCGGCGGTGGCGACCGCCGACTCCGCGGCCCGCAGCGCCGCGTTCCTCACCGCGTTCGCCGGCGCACTGGGTCTGCCGTCCACGACCGTCACCCCGGCCTACGAGGACCCGGTGCTCCGGTTGGCCGAACTGTTGCGCTCACCGCCGGGGGAGCCGACCGCCGAATCCACCCCGGACGTCGACGACGAGGACGATCCCACCGCGGGCCGACGCGGTCGCGGCCCGGACCTGACACCCGAACAGGACACGGTGGCGGCGCGCAAGGCGTTGCTGGCGCGACTCGACGAACCGGTCACCGACGCGACCGCGCACGTGCTGCCGGTCAGCCGCACCGACGACGACACCGCGTGGCGCAGCGTCGGATGGTTCACCCGCCGTGGGCGTCTCGTCCTGACCGCGGGCACGTCTCCAGCGGGGCTCCGGCTGCCACTGGACTCGCTGTCCTGGGGGCCCGCTCCGGTGGTCCACGAGACCGACCCCACCGCCTCCACCCGGCCGTTGCGCGCCCCACTGGCCGCCGTCCCCGGCCCCGATGACGCGACCGACACCCGGGAGCCGGACACCGAGGGGGAGGCCACCGAACTGTTCGACGGCCCGGTTCCACGCACCGCCGTGGTCGCCGAGGTGCGCGCCGACATCCTGCACGTGTTCCTGCCGCCGACCGAGCGACTCGAGGACTACGTCGAACTCGTCGAGACCACCGAGGCGGCCGCGGCCGCCGTGGGCACGGCGGTCATCGTCGAAGGCTATGGGCCGCCCGCGGATTCGCGCCTGCAGTCGCTCACGGTGACACCCGACCCCGGCGTCATCGAGGTCAACATCCAGCCGACGGCCTCGTTCGCCGAGCAGTCCGATCTGCTCGAGACGCTCTACCACGAGGCCCGCGTCGCACGTCTGGGCACCGAGTCGTTCGACCTCGACGGCAGCCACGGCGGTACCGGCGGCGGCAATCACATCACCCTCGGCGGCATCACGCCGTCGGAGTCACCAATGCTGCGCCGACCCGACCTGCTCGTGTCGATGCTGAGCTACTGGCAGCGACACCCGTCCCTGTCGTACCTGTTCTCCGGGCGCTTCATCGGGACGACCTCGCAGGCCCCCCGCGCCGACGAAGGACGCGAGAGCGCCCTCTACGAACTCGAGATCGCGTTCGCCGAGATCGACCGACTCTCGGCCGAGGGGGCCGAGGCCGGCCCGTGGATGATCGACCGTGCACTGCGCCACTTGCTCACCGACATCACCGGGAACACCCACCGCGCCGAGTTCTGCATCGACAAGCTCTACAGCCCGGGGGCGGCCCGCGGGCGGCTCGGCATCCTCGAACTCCGGGCGTTCGAGATGCCGCCGCACCACCGGATGGCGATGGTGCAGTCGCTGCTCGTGCGCAGTCTGGTGTCGTGGTTCTGGGACAAGCCCTTCCGCGGACGGCTGCTGCGTCACGGCGCGGATCTCCACGGCAAACACCTGCTGCCGCACCACGTCATCAACGACATCGCCGAGGTGGCCGAGGATCTGCGCGAGGCCGGATATGACTTCGACACCGCCTGGCTCGACCCGTTCACCGAGTTCCGGTTCCCGCGTCTGGGCACCGTGGCCATCCGGGACCAGGAGATCGAACTGCGCGGCGCCATCGAGCCGTGGAACGTGCTGGGGGAGGAGTCCACCGCCGGCGGTACCGCCCGCTACGTCGACTCATCGATCGAGCGCGTACAGGTACGGGTGCAGGGCAGCGACGACGATCGATACCTGTTGACCTGCAACGGGTATCCGCTACCCCTGACGCCGACCGGCCGCCCCGGGGAACGGGTCGCGGGCATCCGGTTCCGGGCCTGGCAGCCCCCGAGCGCCCTGCACCCGTCGATCGGTATCGACTCCCCGCTGGTGTTCGACATGGTCGACACCGCCAACGGCCGATCGGTCGGCGGGGCGACCTACCACGTCGTGCATCCCGGCGGCCGCGCCTACGAGCGGCCCCCGGTCAACGCCGTCGAGGCCGAATCGCGACGCAACGGCCGGTTCGAGGCCATCGGTCACACCCCCGGCGTCGTCGACGTCGCGGGACTGCGGGAGATGCAGGCCCGGCTGGCGACAGACCTCGGGGTGCCGACGATCCTCGACCTACGGCGGGCACGTACGGTTCTTCGGTGA
- a CDS encoding phosphotransferase, producing the protein MTVIAENRMSGAVRAAEQVLSSRAGARVTLADPVELGGSGRTDVVRARVAQNPLSLDRSLVIKVVPTDEPADAFARELASYKYANALPMHSRPGPQLIAFDNTARLIVLSDLGHGRSMSDLLGSPEWADPSHAISAWGQALGRMHAATVGGEGDFDALLRRGPGGGSVEVLPAQARMAVDLAPEVMTRYLGLPVHDEFLALLRRGEALFAEGDHRAFSPSDVGPPNILINDDGVQFMDYEWGGFRDASLDIAYAIVTFTPDLAPRWTDRRTDLETALVDGWRSEIQAIWPALGHDGELHRKVLTARALWVWMSTVWMLPVDLEVDPQSHGLALHTTDPTIVVGRWTDLAAAATRAGLTDIADFGVAAASALDAAWLR; encoded by the coding sequence ATGACTGTCATCGCCGAGAACCGCATGTCGGGTGCGGTCCGGGCCGCCGAGCAGGTTCTGTCCTCTCGTGCGGGCGCCCGGGTGACCCTGGCCGACCCGGTGGAGTTGGGTGGCAGCGGCCGCACCGACGTCGTGCGGGCACGGGTTGCCCAGAACCCGCTGTCGTTGGACCGGAGTCTGGTCATCAAGGTGGTCCCCACCGACGAGCCGGCCGACGCGTTCGCCCGCGAGCTGGCGTCCTACAAGTACGCGAACGCGCTGCCGATGCACTCCCGGCCCGGTCCGCAGCTCATCGCCTTCGACAACACCGCCCGACTCATCGTCCTGAGCGACCTCGGTCACGGTCGCTCGATGAGTGATCTGCTCGGCAGTCCCGAGTGGGCCGACCCGAGCCACGCGATCAGCGCGTGGGGACAGGCCCTGGGCCGGATGCACGCAGCCACCGTCGGCGGGGAGGGCGATTTCGACGCCCTGCTGCGTCGCGGTCCCGGGGGCGGCTCGGTCGAGGTGCTCCCCGCGCAGGCGCGCATGGCCGTCGACCTCGCCCCCGAGGTGATGACCCGGTACCTCGGTCTGCCCGTACACGACGAGTTCCTCGCTCTGCTGCGTCGCGGCGAGGCGTTGTTCGCCGAGGGTGATCACCGCGCCTTCAGCCCGTCCGACGTCGGTCCGCCCAACATCCTCATCAATGACGATGGCGTGCAGTTCATGGACTACGAGTGGGGTGGTTTCCGCGACGCCTCCCTCGACATCGCCTACGCGATCGTCACCTTCACCCCCGACCTCGCCCCGCGCTGGACCGACCGCCGCACCGACCTCGAGACCGCGCTGGTCGACGGGTGGCGCTCGGAGATCCAGGCCATCTGGCCCGCCCTCGGGCACGACGGTGAACTCCACCGCAAGGTCCTGACCGCCCGTGCGCTGTGGGTGTGGATGAGCACCGTGTGGATGTTGCCGGTCGATCTCGAGGTCGACCCGCAGTCACACGGCCTGGCGCTGCACACCACCGATCCCACGATCGTTGTCGGGCGGTGGACCGACCTCGCCGCCGCGGCCACCCGCGCCGGACTGACCGACATCGCGGACTTCGGCGTCGCCGCCGCATCGGCGCTGGACGCGGCCTGGCTGCGGTGA